GACCTGCACTACCGGGAGGGCGGCATCAACGACGACTTCCCGTTCCTGCTCGGGCACGAGGCGGCCGGCGTCGTCGAGGCGGTCGGCGCCGGGGTGACCGACGTGGCGCCCGGCGACTTCGTGGTGCTCAACTGGCGTGCCGTCTGCGGCAACTGCCGGGCCTGCGCCAAGGGCAAGCCGTGGTACTGCTTCGCCACCCACAACGCGAAGCAGCGGATGACCCTGGAGGACGGCACCGAGCTCTCCCCGGCGCTGGGCATCGGCGCGTTCGTGGAGAAGACGCTGGTGCACGCCGGCCAGTGCACCAAGGTCGACCCGCAGGCCCGGCCGGCCGCCGTCGGCCTGCTCGGCTGCGGTGTGATGGCCGGCCTGGGCGCGGCGATCAACACCGGCGGGGTGACCCGCGGCGACTCGGTCGCGGTGATCGGCTGCGGCGGGGTCGGCGACGGCGCGGTGGCCGGCGCGGCGCTGGCCGGGGCCACCACGATCATCGCGATCGACACCGACGACCGGAAACTGGCGTGGGCCCGCGGTTTCGGCGCCACCCACACCGTCAACGCCCGTGAGCAGGACGTGGTGGAGCGGGTGCGGGAGCTGACCGGTGGCTTCGGCGCCGACGTGGTG
Above is a genomic segment from Actinoplanes ianthinogenes containing:
- a CDS encoding S-(hydroxymethyl)mycothiol dehydrogenase, giving the protein MSQRVRGVIAREKGKPVEVATIVVPDPGPGEAVVRVQTCGVCHTDLHYREGGINDDFPFLLGHEAAGVVEAVGAGVTDVAPGDFVVLNWRAVCGNCRACAKGKPWYCFATHNAKQRMTLEDGTELSPALGIGAFVEKTLVHAGQCTKVDPQARPAAVGLLGCGVMAGLGAAINTGGVTRGDSVAVIGCGGVGDGAVAGAALAGATTIIAIDTDDRKLAWARGFGATHTVNAREQDVVERVRELTGGFGADVVIEAVGRPETYKQAFYARDLAGTVVLVGVPTPDMTIELPLLDVFGRGGALKSSWYGDCLPSRDFPMLTELYRQGRLDLDAFVTEEIPLDGVEQAFAKMHTGDVLRSVVVF